A window of Littorina saxatilis isolate snail1 linkage group LG7, US_GU_Lsax_2.0, whole genome shotgun sequence contains these coding sequences:
- the LOC138971394 gene encoding dihydropyrimidinase-like yields the protein MATGDSAAQAGILIKGGKVVNDDQSFDADVYIEKGIIKQVGSNLTVPDGVREIDASGKLVIPGGIDTHTHMQLPFMGTTACDDFYLGTRAALAGGTTMIIDFVLDQRDVSLVEAYNKWRGWADEKVCCDYGLHVAVTWWSDQVAKEMETLTREHGVNSFKVFMAYKDVFLLEDEEIYSVFSHCKELGAIPMVHAENGHLIAVKSKEIIAKGITGPEGHEMCRPEDVEAEAVQRAITIADQAGSPLYVVHVMSKSSADVISAARKKGKVVFGEPIAACLGTDGTNYWNKCWRHAAGHVMGPPLRPDPTTPGYLMDLLANNDLQLTGTDNCTFKADQKALGKDDFRSIPNGVNGVEDRMSVIWEKGVQSGKMDPCRFVAVTSTTAAKVFNFYPRKGRIAEGSDADVVIWDPNQTRTISAETHHQAVDFNIFEGLECHGVPVYVISNGSVVVDNGEVNVVRGSGRFVPTPCNAEAVYGRVNNRNKAREPQKVEREPYEGPVIDLTAKPMEVSNPGSPAPAKASNPASPAVSQEEPGFHSRGKTRGGYRNMQESSFSLSGAQIDDDESKKSSIRTTNPPGGKSSGLW from the exons GCGGGCATACTGATCAAGGGGGGGAAGGTTGTGAATGATGACCAGTCTTTCGACGCTGATGTCTACATTGAAAAGGGAATCATCAA ACAGGTAGGCAGCAACCTGACTGTGCCTGATGGAGTCCGAGAGATTGATGCCAGTGGAAAGCTGGTTATCCCAG GTGGTATtgacacgcacactcacatgcaGCTGCCTTTCATGGGCACCACAGCGTGCGATGACTTCTACCTGGGCACCAGGGCAGCGCTGGCCGGAGGAACCACCATGATCA TCGACTTTGTGCTGGACCAACGTGACGTGTCGCTCGTTGAGGCCTACAACAAATGGCGTGGCTgggctgatgaaaaagtgtgttgtGACTATGGCTTGCACGTCGCCGTCACATGGTGGAGTGACCAGGTGGCTAAAGAAATGGAAACACTCACAAGAGAGCATG GAGTGAACTCGTTCAAGGTGTTCATGGCCTACAAGGACGTGTTCTTGCTGGAGGATGAGGAGATCTACTCGGTGTTTAGTCACTGCAAGGAGCTGGGGGCCATTCCCATGGTGCACGCTGAGAATGGACATCTTATAGCTGTG AAATCCAAGGAAATAATAGCCAAGGGCATCACAGGCCCCGAAGGTCACGAGATGTGTCGACCAGAGGACGTGGAGGCAGAGGCTGTGCAGAGAGCCATCACCATCGCCGACCAGGCGGGCTCTCCTCTCTACGTCGTGCACGTCATGAGCAAGTCTTCCGCTGATGTCATCTCCGCTGCCAGGAAAAAGG gtaaagttgtgtTTGGCGAGCCCATCGCAGCTTGTCTGGGTACAGATGGGACCAACTACTGGAACAAATGCTGGCGTCACGCTGCGGGTCACGTCATGGGTCCTCCTCTGAGACCCGACCCCACCACTCCAGGCTACCTCATGGACCTGCTGGCCAA CAACGATCTTCAGCTGACAGGAACAGACAACTGCACGTTCAAGGCCGACCAGAAAGCGCTGGGCAAGGACGATTTTCGCAGCATTCCTAATGGTGTCAACGGGGTTGAGGACCGCATGTCAGTCATCTGGGAAAAGGGGGTG CAAAGTGGTAAGATGGATCCATGCAGATTTGTTGCGGTCACCAGCACCACAGCTGCCAAGGTCTTCAACTTCTATCCTAGAAAG GGGCGTATCGCCGAGGGTTCAGATGCTGACGTGGTCATCTGGGACCCCAACCAGACGCGCACAATTTCAGCGGAAACGCACCACCAGGCCGTGGACTTCAACATCTTCGAGGGTTTGGAGTGTCACGGGGTGCCTGTCTATGTGATCAGCAATGGGAGTGTTGTGGTGGATAACGGAGAG GTGAATGTAGTACGGGGATCTGGTCGCTTTGTTCCCACGCCGTGCAATGCGGAGGCTGTGTATGGTCGTGTGAACAACAGAAACAAG GCGAGAGAGCCCCAGAAGGTGGAGCGTGAGCCCTACGAAGGGCCGGTGATCGATCTGACGGCAAAACCTATGGAGGTCAGCAACCCGGGCAGCCCTGCACCAGCCAAAGCCTCCAACCCCGCCTCGCCCGCTGTCAGTCAGGAGGAACCAGGGTTCCACTCGCGCGGCAAGACACGAGGGGGCTACCGTAACATGCAGGAATCCTCCTTTTCCCTCAGCG GCGCACagattgatgatgatgaatcCAAGAAGTCCTCCATCAGAACAACCAATCCCCCTGGTGGCAAGTCTTCAGGGTTGTGGTAA